One Ranitomeya variabilis isolate aRanVar5 chromosome 5, aRanVar5.hap1, whole genome shotgun sequence DNA window includes the following coding sequences:
- the LOC143776876 gene encoding E3 ubiquitin/ISG15 ligase TRIM25-like has protein sequence MASADLRDELLCSICLSIFKDPVILRCGHNFCRVCIDLVLDTQEKSEVYSCPECREEFWERPALMRNINLNNVAERFLITHSEQEEIIGICCTYCVDSPVPAVRSCLLCEASLCDKHLRVHSKSPEHVLSDPSTSLERRKCSVHEKILEYYCTEDAACICVSCSLAGEHRGHQVDMLDEASEKKKKKLRNVLHILTTKKKRTEEKVQTLKDHRRKVQKKAAGEAERVKALFVDLRRQLDDLEKKVLCEICRQEKEVSLSTLSKQLEIKKDELSRKMRHIEELCNMTDPLTVLQDPDTGDLCDPEEEGGDEDTGGHDKQPHDGDDLDVAVISHTLHTLCEVISGIRSGIYVEDPADILLDLNTAANNLLISDDLKTAIWKEEKQKRPETAERFQDYQVMSTRGFTSGRHYWDLEISRSGCGRVGMCYPSIDRRGRQSYAGNNNKSWSLCRTHSNHYFMRHDKKEILLPDKISSDRFRICLDYEAGQLSFYELCDPIRHLHTFTATFSEPLHVVFCVFWRKVKGYYVDSWLRIRS, from the coding sequence ATGGCGTCTGCTGATCTGAGAGACGAGCTGCTCTGCTCCATCTGTTTATCTATTTTTAAGGACCCTGTAAtactgagatgtggacacaacttctgccgggtctgtattgATCTTGTGCTGGATACACAGGAGAAGTCGGAAGTTTACTCCTGTCCAGAATGCAGAGAAGAGTTTTGGGAGCGGCCGGCACTGATGAGGAACATAAATCTCAATAATGTCGCAGAACGTTTCCTGATTACCCATTCAGAACAAGAGGAGATCATcgggatctgctgcacttactgtgtggactctcctgtacctgctgttagatcctgtctactctgtgaggcttctctgtgtgataaacacctgagggttcacagcaaatcaccagaacacgtcttatctgatcccagcacttctctggagagaaggaaatgttctgtccatgagaagatcctggaatattactgcaccgaggacgctgcttgtatctgtgtgtcctgcagtttgGCTGGAGAACATCGGGGACATCAGGTGGACATGCTGGATGAGGCCtcggagaagaaaaagaaaaaactgagaAATGTTCTCCACATACTGACCACAAAGAAAAAGAGAACAGAGGAGAAAGTCCAGACTCTGAAGGATCACAGGAGAAAAGTTCAAAAAAAGGCAGCTGGAGAAGCCGAGAGAGTCAAGGCCCTGTTTGTAGACCTCAGGAGACAGCTGGATGacctggagaagaaggtcctgTGTGAGATCTGCAGGCAGGAAAAGGAAGTGTCACTTTCTACTCTTAGCAAGCAactggaaataaagaaggacgagctgtccaggaagatgagacacattgaggagctgtgtaacatgacagatccactgactgtcttacaggatccagacaccggtgacttgtgtgatcctgaggaggagggaggtgatgaggacacagggggacatgataaacagccccatgatggagatgacctggatgtggctgtgatctcacacacattacacacattatgtgaggtaatatcaggtataaggagcgggatctatgtggaggatcctgcagacatattactggattTAAACACAGCTGCAAATAAtctccttatatcagacgacctgaaaactgcAATTTGGAAAGAAGAGAAGCAGAAAcgtccagaaacagcagagagattccaAGATTATCAGGTGATGAGCACGAGgggatttacctcaggacgacattactgggatcTGGAGATCAGTAGATCAGGATGTGGGAGGGTGGGGATGTGTTATCCCAGTATAGACAGAAGAGGCCGTCAGTCATACGCTGGAAATAATAATAAGTCCTGGAGTTTGTGCAGAACACATAGTAATCATTATTTTATGAGACATGACAAGAAAGAGATCCTGTTACCTGACAAGATCTCCAGTGATAGATtcaggatatgtctggattatgaggccgggcagttgtccttttatgagctgtgtgaccccatcaggcacttacacaccttcactgccaccTTCTCTGAGCCCCTTCATGTTGTTTTTTGTGTATTTTGGAGAAAGGTCAAAGGATACTATGTAGATAGCTGGTTAAGGATTAGAAGTTAA
- the LOC143776877 gene encoding E3 ubiquitin/ISG15 ligase TRIM25-like, translating to MASAILRDELLCSICLSIFKDPVMLRCGHNFCRVCIDRVLDTQDESGVYSCPECREKFQEWPTLTRNINLHNVAERFLITQQEQEEITGICCTYCVDSPVPAVRSCLHCEASLCDKHLRSHSKSPEHVLSDPSTSLDKRKCSVHKKNLEYYCTEDAACICASCSLIEKHSGHKMESLDEAWKKKKKKLRTVLQKLTTKKEETEERVQSLEERRIKAQEKAAGEAERVTALCTDIRRRVDDLEKKVLSEISRQEKEESLSARIHQLEIKKDELSRKMRHIEELCNMTDPLTVLQDPDTGDLCDPEEEGGDEDTGGHDKQLHDGDDLDVAVISHTLHTLCEVISGIRSGIYVEGPADILLDVNTAANNLLISDDLKTASGTQEELNRPETAERFQDYQVMSRRGFTSGRHYWDVESSRSGGWRVGIPTLGMCYPSIDRRGGRSYIGNNNKSWSLWRYKYQYSVIHDSKEIRLPDKISSNRFRICLDYEAGQLSFYELCDPIRHLHTFTATFTEPLHAALCVFGEHFFGRYLDSWVRIKT from the exons ATGGCGTCTGCTATTCTGAGAGACGAGCTGCTCTGCTCCATCTGTTTATCTATTTTTAAGGACCCTGTAatgctgagatgtggacacaacttctgccgggtctgtattgatcgtgtgctggatacacaggatgagtctggagtttattcctgtcctgaaTGCAGAGAAAAGTTtcaggagtggccaacactgacgaGGAACATAAATCTTCATAATGTCGCAGAACGTTTCCTGATTACTCAGCAAGAACAAgaggagatcaccgggatctgctgcacttactgtgtggactctcctgtacctgctgttagatcctgtctacactgtgaggcttctctgtgtgataaacacctgagatctcacagcaaatcaccagaacatgtcttatctgatcccagcacttctctggaTAAAAGAaaatgttctgtccataagaaAAACCTGGAATATTACTGCACTGAGGACGCTGCTTGTATCTGTGCGTCCTGCAGTTTGATTGAGAAACATAGTGGACATAAAATGGAGTCACTGGAtgaggcctggaagaagaagaaaaaaaaactaagaACTGTTCTCCAGAAACTGACCACAAAGAAAGAGGAGACTGAGGAAAgagtccagagtctggaggagcgAAGAATAAAAGCTCAAGAAAAAGCAGCTGGAGAAGCCGAGAGAGTCActgccctgtgtacagacatcaggagacgggtggacgacctggagaagaaggtcctgagtgagatctccaggcaggaaaaggaagagtcactgtcTGCTCGGATCCatcagctggaaataaagaaggacgagctgtccaggaagatgagacacattgaggagctgtgtaacatgacggatccactgactgtcttacaggatccagacaccggtgacttgtgtgatcctgaggaggagggaggtgatgaggacacagggggacatgataaACAGCTCCATGATGGAGATGACCTGGATGTGGCTGtgatctcacacacattacacacattatgtgaggtaatatcaggtataaggagcgggatctatgtggagggtccggcagacatattactggatgtaaacACAGCTGCTAATAAtctccttatatcagacgacctgaaaactgcATCAGGGACACAAGAGGAACTAAATcgtccagaaacagcagagagattccagGATTATCAGGTGATGAGCAGGAGAGGATTTACCTCAGGACGCCATTACTGGGACGTGGAGAGCAGTAGATCAGGGGGTTGGAGGGTGGGGat tccgacgctggggaTGTGTTATCCCAGTATAGACAGGAGGGGAGGTAGATCATACATTGGAAATAATAACAAGTCCTGGAGTTTGTGGAGATATAAGTATCAGTACTCAGTGATACATGATAGTAAAGAGATCCGGTTACCTGACAAGATCTCAAGTAATAGGTtcaggatatgtctggattatgaggccgggcagttgtccttttatgagctgtgtgaccccatcagacacttacacaccttcactgccaccTTCACCGAGCCCCTTCATGCTGCATTATGTGTATTTGGGGAACATTTTTTTGGACGCTATTTAGATAGCTGGGTGAGGATTAAAACTTAA